The Alnus glutinosa chromosome 3, dhAlnGlut1.1, whole genome shotgun sequence nucleotide sequence TTTTGTAACAAAGGTGTTGGCAATCGGTTAATAAGATAGCATGAAGTGAGACAAGCCTCGTCCCAGAATTTTTGAGGGAGATGGCTTTCAGCCAAGAGAGCTAGAGTAGTGTCAATAAGATGCCTATGTTTTCTTTCTACACATCCTTGTTGTTGGTGTGTATGAGGACAAGAGATACGATGAGTTATGCCATGAGTTTGAAAATAAGAATGGAGATTGCGATATTCGTCACCCCAATCAGATTGAACGcttataatttttgaatttagtAGACGTTCAGCCATGGCTTGAAATTGGAGAAAGGTTGGCATAACATCAGATTTAGCTTGAATTGGGAAAACTCAAGTGTAACGACTATAAGCATCAATAAAGGACACATAAAACCGATTTCCATTAATTGAAAGAGTTGGGGAAGGTCCCCATACATCGGAATAAACTAATTCTAAAGGTTTACAAATGctggaagtagaagaagaaaacgtCAATTGATGACCCTTTGCTTGTGGACAGATCTTGCAAGGGGTGGATGCCTTATTTGAATGAACTGGAAACTGAAATTGAGAAATAACATTGTGGACTGTTCGAAAAGCAGGATAACCTAAGCGCTTGTGCCAAGAAGTAGGTGATATACGATCACCAACAAGTGCTTGATTTATTGATGAAGAAGTCGAGGGAAGAAGGTGATAGAGACCATCTTTAGTGCGCCCTTGATGGAGGGTGATCTCGGTTTGAGAGTCCTTGATCACAAAGTAAGAGgagtgaaattcaaaaaagacagAATTATCAAGGGCAAATTGTCTAACAGAAAGGAGATTTTTACAGATTAAGGGAACCCGAAGGAGTTGATTTAGAATAAAAGTACGACGAGACAGATTTAAGGAAGCAGAACCAATATGAGATATTGGCAAACCTGTTCCATCACCCACACGAATTTGATCCTGTTCGTTATAGTCCTCATGAGATAAATTGAGATGCTGTAGCGAATTCGTCATATGATGGGTAGCCCCAGTGTCGGGGTACCAAGATTCCTCAGCTGGTAGAACCGGAGATATATAGTAGGCCTGTGGAGAGAGCTGCTGCTGTGATGGCTGAGTCTGTTCAGAGAAGGATATATCCTATCTATGGTAGTAGCGAAGAGCAGAGTGACCAGGTTTGCCACAAATCTGACATGAGGGCCGAGGGGAAGAAGTTGCATCTTGAGAGAAGTACCGCGTCCGCGGTTGCTGGAGTAAGACCCACGTCCTCGGTTGTAAGGACGTCCACCACGTCCGCGGAAACCACGGCCCCGAGAAGGGGAACTGCGGGTGGTGAAGTTGGCAGCCGGGGGAAGAACATCAACAGCTGGAAGTTGCTGGTCCAGGCGCATCTCATGGGCGAGAAGGTGATTGTAGAGTTCATCAATGGACAAGGGATCGACTCGGGTTGTGACAGACGTCACAAAGGGATCATATTCTGACTCGAGACCTTTGAGAAGAAAAGACAAGCTCTCAAAATCATTGAGAGGCTGACTGGCGGCTGCAAGGGTGTCGCTTAACGTCTTGATGGTTTGGAAGTACTCGGTGATCAAGTTGGAGCCCTTCTTGACAGTGGCAAGTTGAAAGTAAATCTGCATGACACGGGCACAAGCTTGAGAAGCAAACATGGTGAGGAACGTGTTCCAAAGAGCAGCAGCCGAGGCACATCCAACAGCATGGACGACGTAGGGCTCGGACAGTGTAGAATAAGAAAGCTCAGGATCATTTGATCACATTGAGTCCTGGTAGGAGCACCGGCAGCTGGGCTAGGATTGGGAATAGTCTGGGCAGGAGGCAGAGAGGAGCCATCAAGAAAGCCATAGGCATCTTGGCCCTTGATATATGCGAGAGTCTGAGTTTTCCAGGCATTGAAATTGCCTTTGGAGAGTTTAATACTGAGATTGTgattcatatttgggacggtgaAGATTACTGTTGGTTGGGTAGGTGGCGGGGGAGGCTGTGAAGCGTTGGAGGCTGCCGAGGTTGCCGAAGCAAAGGACTCGGAGTCGGAATTGGCCATGGATCACGACGTTGGTCGGTGAgagggctttgataccatgatagaacaAGAATAATTTGGCTAATAAAACCGTACACATCTATGTGAGttctcattgatatatatagaagattACAAGAGAGTTTGAATTACAAGACATAACCGCATCTGCTTCCTATACAATAGGACTAGAACTCTTATCTAACcttatctcttatctatctATTACAGAGTTTGAATTCTAAGATAACTGAACCTTATCTAGCTTAACACTAGAGTTTGAGTAGAAGTTGATTTCCTATGGAGCTGCATAAGACTCACACTTGGACTGTGAGTCTTTTCCGGTAGTATCCTTAATAGGCCACAACCACAAATACAAGTGCTGGTTTTCTATTTCCTTCTCTTATGAGATAAACAGGGGAAAGAATACTCACAGTAGATATGTAGCATCTTCCATCTCCTTTAAGCTTCAGTGCTATTGTATCATATGCATCCAAATCAATGAAGCCATCAAACTGCAGAAGATAAAAATTGATACTCTACTAAAGTTGCCTCTGATGAGATATTAAGAGAAAGAAATGAGGGGCTGTTtacacattaaaataaaatcacttcatatgtttttttgttgaattacATGAATGAATCCATTGTAATACAGTCATTACAAAAAGGAGACATCAACAATTTTTGCAttcaaaaataacatttttaaatcCAAAAGCCCAAGTGAAAGACTCATTAGCCAAGCAATTTATGCAAACCATAAAGGTAGAAACTACACATATTGATGACACGGAGTAGCCAACAATAAAGAATGTGCAACTCTATAGGTCTATACATAACAatagttttttgataagtagtacTACATAACAATTGTTATTAGTTTAAATGAACACAAATTTATTATGTTCAATACCAACTCTTGATTTATAAATTCCTAAGAATCTTGGAGGTAGTGTTCACCTTTTTGGACCGCATTCCACAGAAGCCACTGCGAGTAATTTTCCATTTTGAACCCTCAGTAACATCCAAGGAAAGGTTCCCAGAGAAAATCCCTATCGAATAAATTTGAAATGATAATTGTATTAGAAATCAAAAGGCATCTAAAGTAAGCATTTTGGAAAAAGTAGAGATTTAATGATCTACTACTGGATATTGTACATTCCTAGGAGGTAACCTTGTTActtggaaaagaaagaaagaaacaaacagTAGTTGCTCGATCTAGTGCAGAGGCGGAGTATAGGGCTATGGCTCATACAACTAAGTGAATTGACATGATGgcattttcttcaataaattggATTTTTAGTTCCTACACCTGTTCCTCTATACTGCGATAATTAGGTTGTTGTGCACATTGCTACTAATCCAGTGTTCCATGAGAGAATAAAGCACATTGAAGTTGATTGTCATTTCATTTGGGATAAAATATTGAGTGGAGATGTTTCTACACCTTTTATGAGATCTGGAGATCAACTTGCTGATGTGTTCACAAAGTCTCTTTCCCGTAATCGATTAGAACTCATTTGTTCCAAGCTAGGCTTATATGCTATATATGCTCCAGCTTGGGGAGTGTTAGAGTGAATATGGGAATATTTCTGGAATGGCGAGTAATTTTCTAAGAGTATGAGGAGTGGTATGTGGACTTTCTAGAAGAAGACTAAGTGTCCTAGTGAGGTGTCATTCTACATCTGTCACAGTACAGAATATTCTTGTATCTTGTCCTTCTATTAAATGAAGGAACGTGAAGGAGGGAACTACGCAGAATAGTGAACTCCATTCCATTTCGTAGTTTTCCTTTGCAATTTCCTCAGTACCATTTCATTACAACTACAAATTTGCACCTTATCATACACCATAACAGGTATTCAAAGCacacatttctctttaaagttTATTGCCCTTCTTTGtgcgagaaaaaaaaatccagattCGGTGTTCCCAGAATATATAAAGGGTAGTTAGAGCCAATATGACTGGAAAAAATAAGCTGTAGAGATTATACTGATATGTTACAACTTGTAAAAGGATGAATTCAGCAGTACCACTATTTCCGTTATCAGATTCTTTGATCTCCAAAGATGCTGAGGACAAACCtggaataaaaataaacatttacATCTATATAAGTTCCCGGCATTCTCTAAAATAACCTCAACAGTAATAATACCCATTGCAATATATCACGAAGAAATTGATAAGAGCTACATTAGTAGTAAAAGAGATTCAGATAATCAAGCCTTGTATTtccatacatatatacatatgtaacACCAAGTTTAACTTTATGTTTATCAATGACATTGAGCCAGGACAGGTTTGGCAATTGAGCTGATTTCATTAGTAAAGAATAAAGGACAGACACTAGCAAAATTGCATTCAGACAATTACAAAATGGTTTTCTAAACTTTGTCAGCTAATAGTGCATAGCTCCATAAATATGAACGCAACATAGAATTGAACTTGAGTATATACATACCTCCATATTCAGAATCTGAATATAGATGCCACTTTTTTAGTTCTTCCtttgaattaaaattgaatatatatctTTCTGTAGGAGGCATCAAGTCTTCAACATTCCAAGTGAGAGCTACAGATTGGTTTtgcaagaaaaagaacaaaaagcaGTCGTAAGTAATGATCATACATATAATATCATGCATACGAAAGAGATAGACAAGGAAATCCCTCAACATTTCATAATCCGCTTATGTAGTGCATGGACTCAGTCACTCAGATATTGCTTATAAGCCTGGCTAACCATTACATTCTAAAGCATATAGAAGAGAAAATAAGGCACTGCTTCATGACAACAAAGGCAACCCCACAAACATAGCTACAGGTACGCTCCCCAGAGGCTTGAGATCAAGATGGTAATCATATAGTACCTTTCTTAGTTGCATTCAGAGAAGCTTGCCACACTGCTCGAAACCTGGACATCTCTCGTGCACCTAGAGTTCCTAAAACAACGGAGAAACCACTTGTTTGGGAACTGTATGCTTttatggaaaaagaaattagaaaaaataaaaaactcttcATTGGTTTTATCCCACAGCAATGATATCATATATGTGGTGCAATTGGGCATCCCATTACATATGACATGTTCACATTATTTCTGTGTCCAACTTTCATACACTATACATATACACACTCAtaaatagatagatagatagatagatagatagatggATAAATAGATCTAAATTGCAGCAACTGTCCAGTGCAATTGTATAGCCCTAGGCTGCCAAGTGTTATGCACAAATTTGAGCCTAGAAAGCATTTTCATGAAAAATGCTGAAGGGTGGGAGCATACCCAAGTCACCCCACCTAGGACCCCTACTTAGATGGCACCAGTAGGTAATGGCCCTTATGAAATTGCAGCACATGCAAAAGATTCATCATTTCCATCAATACGAGAATATCAAATTGTGGGATTATCTTATACCATCAGCTGTGATGCTTGATTCAGTTTCTTAGAATACGTATTTGTAACTCAAAATGATTAATATCCATTTGATTTGCAAAGAGACATCCACATGGACCCGTAAGAAATGAAGTACATGTAATACAAATTCCAATAGCTAGGCATCAGAGCATGCTAAACAGGAAAGCCATTTGAAGGACTGCATATCTCTAAACAAAATTTGGATTAAACAAAGtctaaaataaatatcaaaaaaaaaaaaaaacttgtggaGCATTGCGTTCTTAGCAATTGAGCTTAAGATTCTTGATAATGATAATATCCATGA carries:
- the LOC133862282 gene encoding probable complex I intermediate-associated protein 30, which produces MSRFRAVWQASLNATKKALTWNVEDLMPPTERYIFNFNSKEELKKWHLYSDSEYGGLSSASLEIKESDNGNSGIFSGNLSLDVTEGSKWKITRSGFCGMRSKKFDGFIDLDAYDTIALKLKGDGRCYISTIYTENWVNSPGQQEDNSWQSFVFVPKDNWYIAKIPLARYLPTWRGNVIDAEMEMNPSRILGMSLSVNAEGGAPGARSGPGDFRVDIDWIKALRTQ